In 'Nostoc azollae' 0708, the following are encoded in one genomic region:
- a CDS encoding PEP-CTERM sorting domain-containing protein — protein MFNFKSELLGAAAVLPIAAAGFLGSAGSAQALTLNGSIGINGTAIVPSDGVNPATTSVTFVDVDGVDLTGDFANFTPNSDSNTLAITGISITTLNLTRTAIISAIRATYLTGTYTPFIDFGERTLDGVTAFLTFDLDYTEVTITQLASNNISDVTLDGLTGRFNFDGVTVATGFLNASLSGISSTYQLTIVTDLTPIPEPTTMLGLGLFAAGMTVARRRQLVKA, from the coding sequence ATGTTTAATTTCAAATCTGAATTGTTAGGCGCTGCTGCTGTACTACCTATTGCTGCTGCTGGTTTCTTAGGTTCTGCTGGTTCTGCTCAGGCCTTAACACTGAATGGCAGTATTGGTATTAATGGTACAGCTATAGTTCCTAGCGATGGAGTGAATCCAGCTACTACTAGCGTTACGTTTGTCGATGTTGATGGTGTGGATCTTACAGGTGATTTTGCAAACTTCACACCAAACTCGGACTCAAATACATTGGCTATTACAGGCATTAGTATTACCACTCTGAATCTAACAAGAACAGCTATTATCTCAGCTATAAGAGCTACATACTTAACAGGAACTTACACTCCATTTATTGACTTTGGAGAAAGAACCCTAGATGGTGTTACTGCCTTTCTTACCTTTGACCTAGACTATACTGAAGTTACCATAACTCAGTTAGCGAGCAATAACATCAGTGATGTAACATTGGATGGTCTGACAGGAAGATTTAATTTCGATGGAGTAACTGTGGCGACAGGCTTTTTGAACGCTTCTCTTTCTGGTATTTCAAGCACTTACCAGTTAACTATAGTTACTGATCTAACTCCTATTCCGGAACCAACTACAATGCTAGGTTTAGGTTTGTTTGCTGCGGGAATGACTGTAGCT